In a single window of the Streptomyces sp. NBC_00285 genome:
- a CDS encoding rhomboid family intramembrane serine protease has product MTGRELEWSHGDRAKAAAKLMVGWVALLWLLEVVDVASGHALDGLGITPRVPSELVDVVPAAFIHFGFAHVAANSVPLLVMGFLAALGGLRRFAAVSALIIVADGLGVWLIAPAHTNTAGASGLIFGLFGYLLVSGFVERRPLGVLVGLLMAAVWGTSILVGLAPTQTGVSWQGHLLGLVAGVAAAFLFKRRPA; this is encoded by the coding sequence ATGACGGGCAGGGAACTCGAGTGGTCGCACGGTGACCGTGCGAAGGCCGCGGCCAAGCTGATGGTGGGCTGGGTCGCGCTGCTGTGGCTGCTGGAAGTGGTGGACGTGGCGAGCGGTCACGCGCTCGACGGCCTCGGCATCACCCCGCGCGTCCCGTCCGAGCTGGTCGACGTCGTCCCGGCCGCCTTCATCCACTTCGGCTTCGCCCACGTGGCCGCGAACAGCGTCCCGCTGCTGGTCATGGGCTTCCTCGCGGCCCTCGGCGGCCTGCGCCGGTTCGCCGCCGTGTCCGCCCTGATCATCGTGGCCGACGGCCTGGGCGTCTGGCTCATAGCTCCGGCCCACACCAACACGGCGGGCGCGTCGGGCCTGATCTTCGGCCTGTTCGGCTACCTGCTGGTGAGCGGCTTCGTGGAGCGCCGCCCGCTGGGCGTCCTGGTCGGCCTCCTGATGGCCGCGGTCTGGGGCACATCGATCCTGGTCGGCCTGGCCCCCACCCAGACGGGCGTCAGCTGGCAGGGCCACCTGCTCGGCCTGGTGGCCGGCGTGGCGGCAGCCTTCCTATTCAAACGCCGCCCGGCCTGA
- a CDS encoding UbiX family flavin prenyltransferase — MNPAKPGETRRTPWIVGVSGASGTPYAASVLRALLAVGESVDLVVSRASRLTLLDETGISFRDAHWRDDLREWLARGADGKPATFDVDVDIDAVRYWNAGDLAAGPSSGSYPSKGMLIVPASTACVAGVALGLSKDLLQRAASVTLKERRRLVVAVRETPLNGQTLRHLVALDDAGASVVPASPGFYAGATHIQDLVDFVAGRVLDAAGVEHGLYRRWQGELGGGTAGQ, encoded by the coding sequence GTGAACCCAGCCAAGCCAGGAGAGACGCGGCGTACGCCTTGGATCGTAGGGGTGTCCGGCGCCTCCGGCACCCCGTATGCCGCATCCGTGCTGCGCGCTCTCCTCGCCGTCGGCGAGAGCGTCGACCTGGTGGTCTCCCGTGCCTCGCGGCTCACCCTGCTCGACGAGACGGGGATCTCCTTCAGGGACGCGCACTGGCGCGATGACCTGCGGGAATGGCTGGCCCGGGGGGCCGACGGCAAGCCCGCGACCTTCGACGTCGACGTCGACATCGACGCCGTGCGGTACTGGAACGCCGGGGATCTGGCCGCGGGGCCGTCCTCGGGGTCGTATCCGAGCAAGGGGATGCTGATCGTCCCCGCCTCCACCGCCTGCGTCGCCGGTGTGGCCCTCGGTCTCTCCAAGGACCTGCTCCAGCGAGCGGCGAGCGTCACGCTCAAGGAGCGCCGCAGGCTGGTCGTGGCCGTACGGGAGACCCCCCTGAACGGCCAGACCCTCCGGCACCTCGTCGCGCTCGACGACGCCGGCGCGAGCGTGGTCCCGGCCTCGCCCGGCTTCTACGCGGGCGCCACCCACATCCAGGACCTGGTGGACTTCGTCGCCGGGCGGGTGCTGGACGCGGCGGGTGTCGAACACGGCCTGTACCGGCGCTGGCAGGGCGAACTGGGCGGCGGCACGGCGGGTCAGTAG
- a CDS encoding Lrp/AsnC family transcriptional regulator — translation MDAVDRQLIQALRENGRASYAELGRLVGLSGPSVTDRINRLEAAGVITGYRATVDAASLGLGVTALIGISLSDAADHEDVAARMKDLGEIEDCWFIAGDDSYMLKVRADNVDGLEKIIRRLSGTKGVSRTRTTIVLSTKWENRVGELPEEA, via the coding sequence ATGGACGCGGTGGACAGGCAGCTCATCCAGGCCTTGAGGGAGAACGGCCGGGCCTCCTACGCGGAGCTGGGACGCCTCGTCGGTCTGTCGGGACCCAGCGTCACCGACCGCATCAACCGGCTGGAGGCGGCCGGGGTCATCACCGGCTACCGTGCCACCGTCGACGCCGCCTCGCTCGGCCTCGGCGTCACCGCGCTGATCGGCATCTCGCTCTCCGACGCGGCCGACCACGAGGACGTGGCGGCCCGTATGAAGGACCTCGGCGAGATCGAGGACTGCTGGTTCATCGCGGGCGACGACTCGTACATGCTCAAGGTGCGGGCGGACAACGTGGACGGCCTGGAGAAGATCATCCGGCGGCTGTCCGGGACCAAGGGTGTCTCCCGGACCCGTACCACGATCGTGCTCTCCACGAAGTGGGAGAACCGGGTCGGAGAGCTGCCCGAAGAAGCGTAG
- the mqnE gene encoding aminofutalosine synthase MqnE: protein MDVGLKRELEDKVREGVRLTREDGIALYESDDLAWLGGLAHEVRTRKNGDVVHFNVNRHLNMTNVCTASCAYCSFQRKPGEKDAYTMRIEEAVKLAKAMEGENLTELHIVNGLHPNLPWRYYPRSLRELKAALPDVSLKAFTATEIHHFETISGMSASEILDELIDAGLESLTGGGAEIFDWEIRQHIVDHRTHWEDWSRIHRLAHEKGLKTPSTMLYGHIEEPRHRVDHVLRLRELQDETGGFQVFIPLRYQHDFVDMKDGKVRNRLQARTQMATGAEALKTFAVSRLLFDNVPHVKVFWVMHGVQTAQLALQHGADDMDGSVVEYKITHDADNYGTPNKLTREDLLDLIRDAGFQPVERNTRYEIIREYDGPDAGRREAPQPMRL from the coding sequence ATGGACGTCGGGCTCAAGCGCGAGCTGGAGGACAAGGTACGGGAGGGCGTTCGCCTGACCCGCGAGGACGGCATCGCGCTGTACGAGTCGGACGACCTGGCCTGGCTCGGCGGTCTCGCACACGAGGTGCGGACGCGGAAGAACGGCGACGTCGTCCACTTCAACGTCAACCGCCACCTCAACATGACCAACGTGTGCACGGCGTCCTGCGCCTACTGCTCCTTCCAGCGCAAACCGGGCGAGAAGGACGCGTACACGATGCGCATCGAGGAGGCGGTGAAGCTCGCCAAGGCGATGGAGGGCGAGAACCTCACCGAGCTGCACATCGTCAACGGCCTGCACCCGAACCTGCCGTGGCGCTACTACCCGCGGTCGCTGCGCGAGCTGAAGGCCGCGCTCCCGGACGTCTCCCTGAAGGCGTTCACGGCGACGGAGATCCACCACTTCGAGACGATCTCCGGGATGTCGGCGTCGGAGATCCTCGACGAGCTGATCGACGCGGGCCTGGAGTCCCTCACCGGCGGCGGCGCGGAGATCTTCGACTGGGAGATCCGGCAGCACATCGTGGACCACCGCACCCACTGGGAGGACTGGTCCCGGATCCACCGCCTCGCGCACGAGAAGGGGCTCAAGACCCCGAGCACCATGCTGTACGGCCACATCGAGGAACCGCGGCACCGGGTCGACCACGTCCTGCGCCTGCGTGAACTCCAGGACGAGACCGGCGGCTTCCAGGTCTTCATCCCGCTGCGCTACCAGCACGACTTCGTGGACATGAAGGACGGCAAGGTGCGCAACCGCCTCCAGGCGCGTACCCAGATGGCGACGGGCGCGGAGGCCCTGAAGACCTTCGCGGTGTCGAGGCTGCTGTTCGACAACGTCCCCCACGTCAAGGTCTTCTGGGTCATGCACGGAGTCCAGACCGCGCAGCTGGCCCTCCAGCACGGGGCGGACGACATGGACGGCTCGGTCGTGGAGTACAAGATCACCCACGACGCCGACAACTACGGCACCCCGAACAAGCTGACCCGCGAGGACCTTCTGGACCTGATCCGCGACGCGGGGTTCCAGCCGGTGGAGCGGAACACGCGGTACGAGATCATCCGCGAGTACGACGGTCCGGACGCGGGGCGTCGGGAGGCGCCGCAGCCGATGCGGCTCTGA